One Coffea arabica cultivar ET-39 chromosome 5c, Coffea Arabica ET-39 HiFi, whole genome shotgun sequence DNA window includes the following coding sequences:
- the LOC113690199 gene encoding disease resistance protein RPM1-like → MADGAVNYLLDKLTTILLQNASVLGNARNEIDKIKLELDTMKSFLRDAERRKERSESVETWVRQVREVAIEVENTIDEFIYYNGNKAKKNGLKDFVQETMNLPRKLTVMRRLSSEMQSINAKVLEVSERSKRYAFDAKFDEERTINLPTDWLQHLGESSVFADEDDIVGIDENKARLYHWLTGNEQRRTVVSIVGMGGLGKTTLVTKVFNDQVIKRHFDSLAWISVSQAHQIDGLLRSMVKEFLKTEQAMIPRNLGSMNYRQLMEMLIEYLHNRRYLVVLDDVWSIDLWSRIRGAFPVNLCGSRIVLTTRDENVAMSVGPGSRVHRLEPLQEHDAWTLFCTKAFWNGCDHQCPPELEALAKAILRKCEGLPLAIVAIGGLMCSKSKTAIEWKKVHDSLNWQFSYNPLLERVKGILMMSFNDLPFYLKYCFLYCCIFPDGYLIKRKKLIRLWIAEGFILERKGMTMEEVAEDHLMELILRSMIQVKQINDNGRVKTFRVHDVMRELAMTTSERENFCRLHDSQESKISRNVQRLSVYNRGKNLRLNKTTSRQLRSLFVFGTDTCSSFSLNAVSSKFKFLRVLALENIPIEKLPNELVDLFNLRYLNLRNTKVKDLPKAIDKLKNLETLDVRHTNLEKLPKRILKLEKLRHLFVCKNCVNRPKNFKFSQGLRVAAGIGTLLSLQSLSYVEAEEGIIKQVGYLTNLKRLDITKVKTCDGPKLCSSIQMMTSLHRLSVTASAEEEELMLEDLVFVPPFLQKLELIGRLKRLPQWFESATNLTHLCLEFSHLQEDFLPSLQKLPSLVFLQIKKAYSGKHLKFIKGGFPKLSKLHLEELLQLDCVEVEEGSLPSLKELALIRCLALKLLPQGIEHITSLQNLQLEEMAEELVESVQIDGSENHKKVQHIHTVNLVL, encoded by the coding sequence ATGGCAGATGGTGCTGTTAACTACCTTTTAGATAAACTGACGACAATACTTCTTCAAAATGCCTCAGTGTTGGGAAATGCTCGAAATGAAATTGATAAAATCAAGCTTGAACTAGATACTATGAAATCCTTCTTAAGAGATGCCgagagaaggaaagaaaggagtGAATCTGTGGAAACTTGGGTGAGGCAGGTAAGAGAAGTGGCAATTGAAGTTGAAAATACAATTGATGAGTTCATATACTACAATGGTAATAAAGCCAAAAAGAATGGGCTCAAAGATTTTGTTCAAGAAACCATGAACCTGCCAAGAAAACTCACTGTGATGCGTCGATTATCTTCAGAGATGCAAAGTATCAACGCAAAGGTACTTGAAGTTTCAGAAAGGAGCAAGAGATATGCATTTGATGCCAAATTTGATGAGGAAAGGACCATAAATTTGCCCACTGACTGGTTGCAGCATCTTGGAGAATCATCAGTCTTTGCAGATGAAGATGATATAGTGGGAATTGATGAAAACAAAGCGAGATTATATCATTGGTTGACGGGAAATGAACAGCGACGGACAGTTGTCTCAATTGTTGGCATGGGAGGTTTAGGAAAGACTACTCTGGTGACCAAAGTGTTCAATGATCAAGTGATAAAGCGTCATTTCGATTCTTTAGCATGGATATCTGTGTCCCAGGCTCATCAAATTGACGGTCTGCTAAGAAGCATGGTCAAAGAATTCCTGAAAACAGAACAAGCGATGATTCCTAGGAATCTTGGATCAATGAATTATCGGCAGCTTATGGAGATGCTTATCGAGTACTTGCATAACAGAAGGTACTTGGTTGTCTTAGATGATGTGTGGAGCATAGATCTGTGGAGTAGAATAAGAGGTGCATTCCCAGTGAATCTTTGTGGAAGTAGAATTGTTTTAACAACAAGAGATGAGAATGTGGCAATGTCTGTTGGACCTGGAAGTAGAGTCCATCGTCTTGAACCTCTCCAAGAACATGATGCTTGGACTCTTTTCTGCACAAAGGCCTTTTGGAACGGGTGTGATCATCAATGTCCACCAGAGCTTGAAGCATTAGCAAAAGCCATCCTGAGAAAATGTGAAGGGTTGCCTCTAGCAATAGTTGCAATTGGAGGTCTCATGTGTTCAAAAAGCAAGACAGCTATAGAGTGGAAGAAGGTTCATGACAGCCTGAATTGGCAGTTTAGCTACAATCCACTCCTTGAACGAGTGAAGGGCATCCTGATGATGAGTTTCAATGATTTACCTTTCTACCTTAAGTACTGTTTCTTGTATTGCTGTATTTTCCCTGATGGTTATCTGATTAAGAGGAAGAAGCTGATTCGTCTATGGATTGCTGAGGGATTTATCCTAGAAAGGAAAGGGATGACAATGGAGGAAGTAGCCGAGGACCATCTCATGGAACTTATTCTCCGGAGCATGATCCAAGTTAAACAAATCAATGACAATGGAAGAGTGAAGACTTTTCGGGTACATGATGTTATGCGAGAGCTTGCAATGACAACCTCAGAAAGGGAGAATTTCTGCAGATTACATGATAGCCAAGAGTCCAAAATCTCAAGAAATGTACAGCGGTTGTCAGTGTATAATAGAGGTAAGAATCTTCGATTAAACAAGACAACATCACGCCAACTTCGCTCGCTATTTGTTTTTGGAACAGATACATGCTCTTCATTCTCTCTAAATGCTGTATCATCAAAATTTAAGTTCTTACGGGTCCTTGCTCTCGAAAACATTCCCATTGAAAAACTACCAAACGAATTGGTTGACCTCTTTAATCTTAGGTACTTGAACTTGAGGAACACAAAGGTTAAAGATCTCCCCAAGGCAATAGACAAGCTGAAGAACCTAGAGACGTTGGATGTTAGGCACACCAATTTGGAGAAGTTACCAAAAAGGAtattaaaattagaaaaattgagGCATCTATTTGTGTGCAAGAACTGTGTCAATCGTCccaaaaatttcaagttttCTCAAGGCTTGCGCGTAGCAGCAGGAATCGGGACCTTACTGAGCTTGCAAAGCCTTTCTTATGTAGAAGCAGAGGAGGGGATAATCAAGCAAGTTGGATATCTTACGAATCTGAAAAGGTTAGATAtcacaaaagtgaaaacgtgtgACGGTCCAAAGCTATGTAGTTCAATCCAAATGATGACAAGCCTCCATCGATTGAGTGTAACTGCAAGTGCAGAAGAAGAGGAACTGATGTTGGAAGACTTGGTTTTCGTGCCTCCATTTCTTCAGAAGCTAGAATTGATTGGACGCTTGAAGAGGCTGCCTCAGTGGTTTGAATCAGCCACAAACCTGACGCATTTGTGCTTGGAATTTTCTCATCTACAAGAAGATTTTCTTCCATCTCTCCAGAAATTACCAAGTCTGGTCTTCCTTCAAATTAAGAAAGCATACAGTGGCAAGCACTTGAAGTTCATAAAAGGGGGATTCCCTAAGCTCAGCAAATTGCATTTGGAGGAGCTCCTGCAGTTAGATTGTGTAGAAGTAGAGGAGGGATCACTTCCCAGCTTAAAAGAACTTGCCTTGATTCGTTGCCTGGCGTTGAAGTTGCTACCACAAGGCATTGAACACATTACCAGCCTACAGAATCTTCAGCTGGAGGAAATGGCAGAAGAACTCGTTGAAAGTGTGCAAATTGATGGAAGTGAAAACCACAAGAAGGTACAGCACATACACACAGTCAAtcttgttttgtaa
- the LOC140007217 gene encoding uncharacterized protein: protein MALKMIQGSTEAQYKKIWEYCAEIKKTHEGSTMKIMFTPFRGSGGNPKFMRLYCYLGPLKKGFKDGCRPIIGLDGCHLKEIYRGQLLTVIASDSNNGWWRIAWAVVEREATEQWAWFLKYLSEDLKIENQCYYIFISDQQKYCVQHMYRNFKKKHIGLALRNRLWNIACCTTVEMYNKAMDELQTIDKAAYEWVKKAHHHWHWCKAYFPTHVKSDMIVNNLCKSFNAHIKDARDQPIITMLELIREYLMNRIQRRRATMGKYKGSIGPLINEIVETRVKHSSQWMPIWNALHGYQVKGPRGAQFADHWPPSTMPVLDPPTSVTQSGKPKKARRRDVTEGRDHGRRLRRRIIIHCRKCGEVGHNIAMCKKPLNEETQQGSNRSSEAQPSSQQR from the exons atggctctcAAAATGATACAGGGGTCGACTGAAGCACAGTACAAGAAAATTTGGGAGTATTGTGCTGAGATAAAGAAGACGCATGAAGGGAGTACAATGAAGATAATGTTTACTCCATTTAGAGGATCAGGGGGTAATCCTAAATTCATGAGGTTGTACTGCTATTTAGGACCACTGAAGAAGGGATTCAAGGATGGCTGTAGGCCAATAATAGGCCTGGATGGTTGCCATCTAAAAGagatttatagaggacaattacTAACTGTCATTGCTTCAGACTCGAATAATGGATGGTGGCGCATTGCTTGGGCAGTTGTGGAGAGAGAAGCAACTGAGCAGTGGGCTTGGTTTCTCAAATATCTAAGTGAGGACTTGAAAATCGAAAATCAGTGCTACTATATCTTTATATCAGATCAGCAAAAG TACTGTGTCCAACATATGTACCGcaatttcaagaaaaagcaTATTGGTTTGGCTCTTAGAAACAGGTTGTGGAATATAGCATGTTGCACAACAGTGGAAATGTACAACAAAGCTATGGATGAACTTCAAACTATTGATAAGGCTGCATATGAATGGGTCAAGAAAGCCCATCATCATTGGCATTGGTGCAAGGCATACTTTCCAACTCACGTCAAGAGTGATATGATAGTGAACAACTTATGCAAGTCCTTCAATGCTCATATTAAGGATGCAAGGGACCAACCTATCATCACAATGTTGGAACTGATAAGGGAATATCTTATGAACAGGATCCAAAGAAGACGAGCTACAATGGGGAAATACAAGGGCTCCATTGGACCTTTAATTAATGAAATTGTTGAGACTAGGGTCAAACATTCAAGTCAGTGGATGCCTATTTGGAATGCACTGCATGGGTATCAAGTCAAGGGCCCAAGAGGGGCCCAATTTGCA GATCATTGGCCCCCATCCACCATGCCTGTGTTGGATCCGCCAACATCAGTTACTCAATCTGGTAAGCCTAAAAAGGCCAGGAGAAGGGATGTGACTGAGGGGAGAGATCATGGTAGAAGGTTGAGAAGGAGGATTATCATTCATTGTAGAAAATGTGGTGAGGTTGGCCATAACATAGCTATGTGCAAGAAGCCTCTCAATGAAGAAACTCAACAAGGTTCTAACAGGTCATCCGAGGCTCAACCTAGTAGTCAGCAGAGGTAG